Proteins co-encoded in one Desulfotignum phosphitoxidans DSM 13687 genomic window:
- a CDS encoding acyl-CoA dehydrogenase family protein yields the protein MLNFQLSDTQKEIRSNARRFALKEVLPKAWQYDEKDQTPMDVLEKAFHVGVMNSDIPKAYGGKGYGLLEGALITEEISAACPGIATSIFDNSLGMEPIILSDNETAKQKYLTDIAKNFKLICFATSEAFMGSDVSGIRCRAKKEGDDYILNGTKFWITNGGIADYMTIFATVDPDKKHDGICAFVVEKEWEGVAVGKPIPKMGQRCSNTAGLSFHNVRVPAENVIAEPGKGFMLAMKTFSRTRPMIGAFAVGAARSAMEFAISYVKKRKAFGTPIVNFQSLQFKIAEMFQKIETARLLVHKGAWEADNLPDPTISASVAKMYATEAAWEVVDEALQILGGFGYTQMFPVEKLMRDIRLYRIYEGTSEIQRMILAGHALNTYEPVMPDLSEFPVSKDKPLEKDAGIWRCSMCGHVHYGEEPPETCPVCLFPRGAFKLYGHDSHE from the coding sequence ATGCTCAATTTTCAATTATCCGACACCCAGAAAGAGATACGCAGCAATGCCAGGCGGTTTGCCCTCAAAGAAGTGCTGCCAAAGGCCTGGCAGTATGATGAAAAAGACCAGACCCCCATGGATGTGCTTGAAAAAGCCTTTCATGTCGGGGTGATGAATTCGGACATCCCAAAAGCCTATGGCGGCAAGGGATATGGCCTTTTGGAAGGGGCGTTGATCACCGAGGAGATCTCCGCGGCCTGCCCTGGGATTGCCACCTCCATTTTTGACAATTCCCTGGGCATGGAGCCCATTATCCTGTCGGACAATGAAACGGCGAAACAGAAATATCTCACGGATATTGCCAAAAATTTCAAACTGATCTGTTTTGCTACTTCTGAGGCGTTCATGGGCTCTGATGTTTCCGGTATCCGGTGCCGGGCGAAAAAAGAAGGCGATGATTATATTCTGAACGGCACCAAGTTCTGGATCACCAATGGGGGCATTGCCGACTACATGACCATTTTTGCCACGGTGGATCCAGACAAAAAGCATGACGGGATCTGTGCGTTTGTCGTTGAAAAAGAATGGGAAGGGGTGGCCGTGGGAAAACCCATCCCGAAAATGGGGCAGCGCTGCTCCAACACGGCTGGATTGTCCTTTCACAATGTCCGGGTGCCGGCTGAAAATGTCATTGCAGAACCTGGAAAGGGATTTATGCTGGCCATGAAAACCTTTTCCCGGACCCGGCCCATGATCGGGGCCTTTGCCGTGGGCGCGGCCAGATCCGCCATGGAATTTGCCATCTCATATGTCAAAAAGCGCAAGGCCTTCGGCACCCCAATCGTCAATTTTCAATCCCTTCAGTTCAAGATTGCCGAGATGTTTCAGAAGATCGAGACCGCAAGGCTGCTTGTTCACAAGGGCGCCTGGGAAGCGGACAATCTGCCTGACCCCACCATCTCTGCATCCGTTGCAAAAATGTATGCCACAGAAGCAGCCTGGGAGGTGGTGGACGAAGCCCTCCAGATACTGGGCGGGTTTGGATATACCCAAATGTTTCCTGTGGAAAAACTGATGCGGGATATAAGGCTTTACCGGATTTACGAAGGCACCAGCGAAATCCAGCGAATGATCCTGGCAGGCCATGCATTGAACACCTATGAGCCGGTCATGCCGGATTTGTCTGAATTCCCCGTATCAAAAGATAAACCGCTTGAAAAAGATGCCGGGATCTGGCGCTGTTCCATGTGCGGGCATGTCCATTACGGAGAAGAACCGCCTGAGACCTGCCCGGTCTGCCTGTTTCCCAGGGGAGCGTTTAAATTGTACGGGCATGACAGCCATGAATAA
- a CDS encoding Druantia anti-phage system protein DruA: protein MEPLIIRNRKITAEDLPVIQAVVNEHWDKGRTHISRELCKHWNWVQPSGRLKDMACRELLLTLYRKGLIKYPPAKCGSHNVSKPAVMIHVDQTPINCTLKELGPVRVEMVRYTEHEPLYNSLVDQFHYLGYSQIVGNHLKYMAFAGDVPLACIGWGSAAWAVKSREQFIGWPKPVKNERLHYIANNTRYLILPWVTVKCLASRVLALNIKRISEDWHKMYHFPLYLLETFVEQDRFKGTCYQASNWILVGETKGTSKKGHKHLKHDKIKDVYVYPLHKHFKKLLIGDGISQAV from the coding sequence ATGGAACCTTTAATCATCAGAAACCGCAAAATCACCGCCGAAGATCTGCCTGTTATCCAGGCGGTGGTTAACGAGCACTGGGACAAGGGTCGGACCCATATATCCCGGGAACTTTGCAAACACTGGAACTGGGTTCAGCCCAGCGGCCGGCTCAAGGACATGGCCTGCCGGGAACTGCTTTTGACCCTTTACCGAAAAGGGTTGATCAAATACCCACCTGCAAAATGCGGTTCCCATAACGTCAGCAAGCCTGCCGTCATGATTCATGTGGATCAGACTCCCATCAACTGCACCCTTAAAGAGCTTGGTCCTGTCCGGGTGGAGATGGTCCGGTATACAGAGCATGAACCTCTTTACAACAGTCTGGTGGATCAGTTTCATTACCTTGGATATTCCCAGATTGTGGGCAATCATCTCAAATACATGGCGTTTGCAGGAGATGTGCCCCTGGCCTGCATCGGCTGGGGATCGGCTGCCTGGGCTGTCAAATCCAGAGAACAATTCATCGGATGGCCAAAGCCGGTTAAAAACGAACGCCTTCATTATATTGCAAATAATACCCGGTACCTGATTCTTCCCTGGGTCACTGTAAAGTGTCTGGCTTCCAGGGTTCTGGCGCTGAACATCAAGCGGATCAGCGAGGACTGGCATAAGATGTATCATTTTCCATTATATCTGCTGGAGACCTTTGTGGAACAGGACCGGTTCAAGGGCACCTGCTATCAAGCCTCCAACTGGATTCTGGTGGGTGAGACCAAGGGGACGTCCAAAAAAGGACACAAGCATCTGAAGCATGACAAAATCAAGGATGTGTATGTGTACCCGCTGCATAAACATTTTAAAAAGCTGTTGATCGGAGATGGCATCTCTCAGGCGGTTTGA